GTCCTTCTTTTATTCTCTTCCTCGCTATGGGCGATCACAAAAGCTTCGGAATAGTAGACCATCTCATTCAAATGATGAGAAGAAGCTAGACACTAATATGTTTGAGTCTTACTTAGAGTGAGTTTCATTGGTATGAACTAGTTATGATGATGTAGCCTTATGGTGTTGGCCatctgaaaaatcaattcttgCTATTGATGTAGGGATTTGTGGAACAGCATATCGGAAGAAAAGAGGAGTTCCTACACATACCTTGACTGTTTATGGTTTTCTTTGCACAAGAAAGGGTTGGCAAAGGAAAATGTGCTCAAGTGGATCAAGAAAAAGCAGATATTTTCAAGGAAATATGTTTTCATTCCTATTGTTTGCTGGTGAATATCTCTTTTATATAGAGCTTCTATTTGTCTAGGTGCCTTGACTCTattggtttaattatttatttaacttctAGGAGGCACTGGAgtcttcttatcttttgtaattTTGGGGAGAAAAGGCCGTCAAATACCAAGAGGCCTTGTATGCTACTTCTAGATTCACTCCAACAAGCAGATCCAGGGAAACTAGAGCCGGATATAAGAAGGTCCGACATTTCTTTACATGCTATTATGATTAGAAGACAATTTCTTGGTTCACACATCTCAAACcttttgtgaacttttgatgCTTGTGTCTCATAATTCTCAATAATATCTAGATTTACAAGCTGCATCTCATTCTGGTTCTTCACGTAGTGTTCTGTTTGTCATCATAGAACGTGTCTCTACCTTCGGCGGTGGAACTAGAACTAAAAGTTAAGGGGTGCTGACTtcaatccaaaaaataatattaaaaaaatatattcatttaaaattgagattataataattaatattttgaaaaatagggaATATGCATAATGACTATTACTATGAGGTAGTAGTTGAATCTTTCAGCTTTGCATATTTTAAAATCCTACCAAAATGAAAACACCTGTTGTTCAATGTAGCATACCATTATATTATTTAACCATTTATCTCCCTTCATCTCCTATCTTATTGTACAATCGAACTCGGTTTTGATAATATTCATTGCTAAAAAGGCCTTTTCAATTGATGCTATTGCCACAAGTAAGATTATAACCTATTCAATAAGGTGATAAACCAGTTGAAAAACCAAATGCTTTCGCTTTCAACTAGTTTCgcataaaaaattcaaaacttctTCTAACATCATAAATGCGGGTGTAAAATTGTTTGTTTAgaaattaaagattttatttagaaagaaacatcataataaattttaacaagGTGAAGTAGCCTACTATagtaaaatctaaaataaaataaatctcacGGTGTGCAAGTCTTAATTAAGACTTGCCCCGCCCCTGTCTGCCTTCGATCCCTTGAGATAAAATGATGGAATCACTTGATGGTGGTTTCTGATTGCCTTTTGATAAATGATGGAATCACTTGATGGTtgtttcttattgttattatttctattgTCAGCATTCATTTTGATATTGACTGTTAATCTCTTACATTATCCTGCTTAATATGTATTCTCGAAGTTTAATACACTTGTAATCTATCAagtgttaattttgttttgacatAAATGCACCCATGTATTCATATGCTGACAATATGCCGACATGCAAGTCGACGTGATGCAGAACTGCAGAAGTTCCCACGTGTGTAGGCAGACTGGCTAGTTAATTAGTATGTGTAAACTAATTGGTTCATTATCACTGAGAAGCCCTCCTTATCTTGTAGGAGATTTAGTAgcacataaattaattaattttcaaacaCTGACGCAGCTGGAAGGTGGATGCTGTCCGAGTGATTGCCACTAAGGCTTTAACTGCATTTATAAAGACAAACTTCCTTACTTAGCCCATTTTATTGGTCAATTTATcctttttcatggttttatatCAGATTTGTGTTGGACATTTATGGAGCGGAggcaagaaaagagaaggaagcTGTTATATCCAAAATTCCTCTGTTTATTCCAAAGGTGACTATTTTCTgctatatatttctatatttagtGCTGTCTTCT
This Dioscorea cayenensis subsp. rotundata cultivar TDr96_F1 unplaced genomic scaffold, TDr96_F1_v2_PseudoChromosome.rev07_lg8_w22 25.fasta BLBR01000032.1, whole genome shotgun sequence DNA region includes the following protein-coding sequences:
- the LOC120253282 gene encoding probable ubiquitin-like-specific protease 2A, with protein sequence MAASPGENRVITRSHTRKAKEQLNNTEDRLSSFFYSLPRYGRSQKLRNSRPSHSNDEKKLDTNMFESYLEDLWNSISEEKRSSYTYLDCLWFSLHKKGLAKENVLKWIKKKQIFSRKYVFIPIVCWRHWSLLIFCNFGEKRPSNTKRPCMLLLDSLQQADPGKLEPDIRRFVLDIYGAEARKEKEAVISKIPLFIPKVPQQRNGEECGIFVLYFIYLFVQNAPTSFSLDGYPYFLKEDWFAPDDLESFRKKIHSFECSKNIESDTRQQRHLGGSDLYGLTPECREAVSSSESQNVVTKKEWALVPGSNGMIVDIQ